The following proteins come from a genomic window of Salvia hispanica cultivar TCC Black 2014 chromosome 4, UniMelb_Shisp_WGS_1.0, whole genome shotgun sequence:
- the LOC125217649 gene encoding transcription factor PHYTOCHROME INTERACTING FACTOR-LIKE 15-like isoform X4, with product MNIPSMHASRNNETGEGEKPETSKHSKGKSSMQRRRVICRRLLRDKINRKLKTLQELIPNCSKRGQASILDDAVKYINNLQTQLQMMSMTAIWPTYGWAMNPQQLQLGMQVSSLAPFLQDIGGIKYELGARMRSDVYFSSHFPEGHSSFLPPQPPLSYNQSLAMGGGSITRVMPTQIVPSPCDHAVIQDSRNSESSEWYSSSGTE from the exons ATGAATATCCCAAGCATGCATGCTTCAAGAAACAAT GAAACCGGAGAAGGAGAGAAACCTGAAACAAGCAAACAttcaaaaggaaaaagttCAATGCAACGAAGAAGG GTGATCTGTCGACGGTTGCTAAGGgacaaaattaatagaaaattgaaaactctCCAGGAATTAATTCCCAATTGCAGTAAG AGAGGCCAAGCATCTATCTTGGATGATGCCGTCAAGTACATAAACAACCTTCAAACTCAACTTCAAATG ATGTCAATGACCGCAATTTGGCCCACATATGGGTGGGCCATGAACCCCCAACAACTGCAATTAGGGATGCAGGTTTCTAGTCTTGCACCCTTTTTACAAGATATTggtggaataaaatatgagcTTGGAGCGAGAATGCGTTCAGATGTGTACTTCTCCTCACATTTTCCAGAGGGACATTCTTCTTTCTTGCCACCACAACCACCTCTTTCTTATAATCAG TCTCTAGCAATGGGAGGAGGATCAATAACTAGGGTGATGCCAACTCAGATTGTTCCATCTCCTTGTGATCATGCTGTTATTCAAGATTCCAGAAACTCTGAATCTAGTGAATG GTATAGCAGTTCGGGGACGGAATGA
- the LOC125217649 gene encoding transcription factor PIF5-like isoform X1, translating into MNIPSMHASRNNETGEGEKPETSKHSKGKSSMQRRRVICRRLLRDKINRKLKTLQELIPNCSKRGQASILDDAVKYINNLQTQLQMMSMTAIWPTYGWAMNPQQLQLGMQVSSLAPFLQDIGGIKYELGARMRSDVYFSSHFPEGHSSFLPPQPPLSYNQILQQSLAMGGGSITRVMPTQIVPSPCDHAVIQDSRNSESSEWYSSSGTE; encoded by the exons ATGAATATCCCAAGCATGCATGCTTCAAGAAACAAT GAAACCGGAGAAGGAGAGAAACCTGAAACAAGCAAACAttcaaaaggaaaaagttCAATGCAACGAAGAAGG GTGATCTGTCGACGGTTGCTAAGGgacaaaattaatagaaaattgaaaactctCCAGGAATTAATTCCCAATTGCAGTAAG AGAGGCCAAGCATCTATCTTGGATGATGCCGTCAAGTACATAAACAACCTTCAAACTCAACTTCAAATG ATGTCAATGACCGCAATTTGGCCCACATATGGGTGGGCCATGAACCCCCAACAACTGCAATTAGGGATGCAGGTTTCTAGTCTTGCACCCTTTTTACAAGATATTggtggaataaaatatgagcTTGGAGCGAGAATGCGTTCAGATGTGTACTTCTCCTCACATTTTCCAGAGGGACATTCTTCTTTCTTGCCACCACAACCACCTCTTTCTTATAATCAG ATATTGCAGCAGTCTCTAGCAATGGGAGGAGGATCAATAACTAGGGTGATGCCAACTCAGATTGTTCCATCTCCTTGTGATCATGCTGTTATTCAAGATTCCAGAAACTCTGAATCTAGTGAATG GTATAGCAGTTCGGGGACGGAATGA
- the LOC125217649 gene encoding transcription factor PHYTOCHROME INTERACTING FACTOR-LIKE 15-like isoform X3, which translates to MNIPSMHASRNNETGEGEKPETSKHSKGKSSMQRRRVICRRLLRDKINRKLKTLQELIPNCSKRGQASILDDAVKYINNLQTQLQMMSMTAIWPTYGWAMNPQQLQLGMQVSSLAPFLQDIGGIKYELGARMRSDVYFSSHFPEGHSSFLPPQPPLSYNQQSLAMGGGSITRVMPTQIVPSPCDHAVIQDSRNSESSEWYSSSGTE; encoded by the exons ATGAATATCCCAAGCATGCATGCTTCAAGAAACAAT GAAACCGGAGAAGGAGAGAAACCTGAAACAAGCAAACAttcaaaaggaaaaagttCAATGCAACGAAGAAGG GTGATCTGTCGACGGTTGCTAAGGgacaaaattaatagaaaattgaaaactctCCAGGAATTAATTCCCAATTGCAGTAAG AGAGGCCAAGCATCTATCTTGGATGATGCCGTCAAGTACATAAACAACCTTCAAACTCAACTTCAAATG ATGTCAATGACCGCAATTTGGCCCACATATGGGTGGGCCATGAACCCCCAACAACTGCAATTAGGGATGCAGGTTTCTAGTCTTGCACCCTTTTTACAAGATATTggtggaataaaatatgagcTTGGAGCGAGAATGCGTTCAGATGTGTACTTCTCCTCACATTTTCCAGAGGGACATTCTTCTTTCTTGCCACCACAACCACCTCTTTCTTATAATCAG CAGTCTCTAGCAATGGGAGGAGGATCAATAACTAGGGTGATGCCAACTCAGATTGTTCCATCTCCTTGTGATCATGCTGTTATTCAAGATTCCAGAAACTCTGAATCTAGTGAATG GTATAGCAGTTCGGGGACGGAATGA
- the LOC125217649 gene encoding transcription factor PIF5-like isoform X2 — translation MNIPSMHASRNNETGEGEKPETSKHSKGKSSMQRRRVICRRLLRDKINRKLKTLQELIPNCSKRGQASILDDAVKYINNLQTQLQMMSMTAIWPTYGWAMNPQQLQLGMQVSSLAPFLQDIGGIKYELGARMRSDVYFSSHFPEGHSSFLPPQPPLSYNQILQQSLAMGGGSITRVMPTQIVPSPCDHAVIQDSRNSESSECVWMQV, via the exons ATGAATATCCCAAGCATGCATGCTTCAAGAAACAAT GAAACCGGAGAAGGAGAGAAACCTGAAACAAGCAAACAttcaaaaggaaaaagttCAATGCAACGAAGAAGG GTGATCTGTCGACGGTTGCTAAGGgacaaaattaatagaaaattgaaaactctCCAGGAATTAATTCCCAATTGCAGTAAG AGAGGCCAAGCATCTATCTTGGATGATGCCGTCAAGTACATAAACAACCTTCAAACTCAACTTCAAATG ATGTCAATGACCGCAATTTGGCCCACATATGGGTGGGCCATGAACCCCCAACAACTGCAATTAGGGATGCAGGTTTCTAGTCTTGCACCCTTTTTACAAGATATTggtggaataaaatatgagcTTGGAGCGAGAATGCGTTCAGATGTGTACTTCTCCTCACATTTTCCAGAGGGACATTCTTCTTTCTTGCCACCACAACCACCTCTTTCTTATAATCAG ATATTGCAGCAGTCTCTAGCAATGGGAGGAGGATCAATAACTAGGGTGATGCCAACTCAGATTGTTCCATCTCCTTGTGATCATGCTGTTATTCAAGATTCCAGAAACTCTGAATCTAGTGAATG TGTATGGATGCAGGTATAG